The following coding sequences are from one Lolium rigidum isolate FL_2022 chromosome 6, APGP_CSIRO_Lrig_0.1, whole genome shotgun sequence window:
- the LOC124663282 gene encoding mitogen-activated protein kinase kinase kinase 17-like, translated as MAIAVSGQWTQLRTLGCGASGAVVSLAADGASGELFAVKSAAAAADAAMLSREQGIMSGLSSPDVVRCLGGAQRDDGSYHLFLEFAPGGSLADEVARNGGRLEEHAIRAYAADVLRGLAYIHGESVVHGDIKSRNIVIGADGHAKIADFGCARMVDSDRPIGGTPAFMAPEVARGDEQGPAADVWALGCTIVEMATGRAPWSDVDNVLAAVHRIGYTDAVPEVPAWLSPEAKNFLTACFARNTGERATAAELLEHPFLALQPGEAKARRWVSPKSTLDAAFWESESDEEADEEEEISVNASERIKSLACSVSALPDWDSNEGWIDVLGGEPCDEARDSPATKESGKAIGFAAVPAEGVAVVGGLSSDEQLEAEDRPPFGGDILADDRSTDRQNKVCSSSDRDVLSFEIPCNNPINAIEKFSSPHILLSRSSDSNFAFVPALFWTR; from the exons ATGGCGATCGCAGTCAGCGGGCAATGGACGCAGCTTCGCACGCTCGGCTGCGGCGCGTCGGGGGCCGTGGTGTCGCTGGCGGCCGACGGCGCCTCGGGGGAGCTGTTCGCTGTCAAATCCGCCGCCGCTGCGGCCGACGCGGCGATGCTGAGCCGGGAGCAGGGGATCATGTCCGGGCTCTCCTCGCCCGACGTCGTGCGCTGCCTCGGCGGCGCCCAGCGCGACGACGGCTCGTACCACCTCTTCCTCGAGTTCGCCCCTGGTGGCTCGCTCGCCGACGAGGTCGCGAGGAACGGGGGGCGCCTGGAGGAGCACGCCATCCGCGCCTACGCCGCGGACGTCCTGCGCGGGCTCGCGTACATCCACGGCGAGTCAGTCGTGCACGGGGACATCAAGTCAAGGAACATAGTGATCGGCGCCGACGGGCACGCCAAGATCGCGGATTTCGGATGCGCGAGGATGGTAGACTCTGATCGGCCGATCGGGGGCACGCCTGCGTTCATGGCGCCGGAGGTGGCCCGAGGGGATGAGCAGGGGCCAGCTGCCGACGTGTGGGCTCTCGGGTGCACGATCGTCGAGATGGCCACTGGGCGCGCCCCGTGGAGCGACGTCGACAACGTCCTCGCCGCTGTCCACCGGATCGGGTACACGGACGCCGTGCCGGAGGTGCCGGCGTGGCTGTCTCCAGAAGCCAAGAACTTCCTGACCGCGTGCTTCGCCAGAAACACCGGCGAGCGGGCCACGGCGGCTGAGCTCCTGGAGCATCCGTTCCTGGCATTGCAACCCGGCGAGGCCAAGGCCAGGCGGTGGGTGTCGCCCAAGAGCACGCTGGACGCCGCATTCTGGGAATCGGAATCCGACGAGGAagccgatgaggaggaggagattTCGGTGAACGCGTCCGAGAGGATAAAGTCATTGGCGTGCTCCGTCTCGGCCTTGCCGGACTGGGACTCCAACGAAGGCTGGATCGATGTTCTCGGCGGCGAGCCGTGCGACGAGGCTCGCGATTCGCCAGCGACCAAGGAGTCAGGCAAAGCGATCGGATTCGCGGCGGTGCCAGCTGAAGGCGTAGCTGTCGTCGGTGGCCTTTCGAGTGACGAACAACTGGAAGCTGAGGACCGGCCGCCTTTCGGTGGAGATATCCTAGCCGATGATCGTTCCACTGATCGTCAGAACAAAGTCTGTTCGAGCTCAGACAGAGATGTGCTATCATTTGAGATACCCTGTAATAATCCAATCAATGCAATAGAAAAGTTCAGTTCTCCACATATTTTGCTGTCCCGTTCTTCTGATAGTAATTTCGCCTTCGTTCCTGCCCTGTTCTGGACCC gTTAA